The following are from one region of the Schistocerca cancellata isolate TAMUIC-IGC-003103 chromosome 11, iqSchCanc2.1, whole genome shotgun sequence genome:
- the LOC126108667 gene encoding speckle-type POZ protein-like, whose translation MADTKREEGSFASDMLALMESGHGADVTLVVGGSELAAHSLILAARSPVFAAMLRSDMREARSRRVEITDMQEAVVRQMVLFMYTETVPQLGSVAAELLEAAEKYNLPLLKKRCEEQLARDITVDNAAATAGLAVLHRCPGLKTTAVEFVARHPAVMATTGWKQLLRGNADAAAEICGQLAGLLPPAPQPAVLENRLG comes from the coding sequence ATGGCGGATACGAAGCGTGAGGAAGGCAGCTTTGCAAGCGACATGCTGGCGCTGATGGAGTCCGGGCACGGCGCTGACGTGACGCTGGTGGTCGGCGGCTCTGAGTTGGCGGCCCACAGTCTGATTCTGGCAGCGAGGAGCCCGGTCTTTGCCGCCATGTTGCGGAGCGACATGCGCGAAGCCCGCAGCCGGCGCGTGGAGATAACCGACATGCAGGAAGCTGTAGTGCGCCAGATGGTGCTGTTCATGTACACGGAGACGGTGCCGCAGCTGGGGAGCGTGGCGGCCGAGCTGTTGGAGGCCGCCGAGAAGTACAACCTGCCGCTGCTGAAGAAGAGGTGCGAGGAGCAGCTGGCGCGGGACATCACCGTGGAcaacgccgccgccaccgccggccTCGCCGTTCTGCACCGCTGTCCGGGACTGAAGACCACCGCCGTGGAGTTTGTGGCCAGACACCCTGCGGTGATGGCCACCACTGGCTGGAAGCAGCTGCTGAGGGGCAATGCAGACGCCGCAGCGGAGATCTGCGGCCAGTTGGCGGGGCTTCTGCCGCCAGCACCACAGCCGGCGGTGCTGGAAAACAGGTTGGGATaa